The following nucleotide sequence is from Malania oleifera isolate guangnan ecotype guangnan chromosome 4, ASM2987363v1, whole genome shotgun sequence.
AAAAGAGGTGATTTAGGATCTGCATCAATTCTTCCAGTACGTACAATCTTCATCAATTAGCGCCATAGACGTAACCCTCCAGTCCAAATCTATTACAATATTACAAACAAACTTAAACCCAGCTAAGAACAGTACTGCCAAAGTACTAATTAAGCAGATCAActaaccatgcatgcatgcacgtaCGTACCCTTAATCACGACCACATGGGTTTCAAATTTAAGCAACCCTAACCCTAGGGAGTGCCTTACAAACCAGTGAGTTCTTCATCTCAAGGGACAGTTTCAGACGCTCAGACAAGTCCACCCCACAATCGGAAGGAACCCATTTGAAGCTCTGAAGCAGCTGAGCCAGCCAGAGATGAACGGCGGCCAGTCCCATGGCTTTTCCGGGACAAACCCTCCTACCGGCGCCAAACGGAGCTAGCCTCAGGTCAGCCCCCATGACGCTCACGTCCTCGTCGGCAAACCGCTCCGGCATGAACTTCTCTGACTCTGGCCACACGTTCTCGTCGCGAGAGATGGCCCACATATTCACCAAGGCCGTGGTTCCAGCCGGAATGAAGCTATCTCCGACGTGAACGTCGGCGGCGGCGAGGCGGGCCCATGATAGAAGAGGCCCCGGCGGGTGTAACCTCAGGGTTTCTTTCACGATGTTTTGGAGGTAAGGGAGGCTTGGGATGTCGGAGTCGGAAACGGGTCTATAGTTTCCGACGACAGCATCAATTTCGGATTGGGCTTTGGATTGGATTTCCGGGTGCAGGACCATTCTCGCGAGAATCCATTCTAGCAGGATTGCGACCGTATCTGTTCCGCGGAAAATCATTTCCTGAAAGAAAAGTTAACAGATATATATCATCAAAGTTTaaagctgaaaaaaaaaaaaataaaaaaatacagtACTACGCGAGATTTTTGTGACGCGCCGACCGCATTTTATTGTATTGATATTTTGTCTCAAGGCTTCCACTTGCATGCACTTTcatgcaaataataataataataataataacaacaacaacaaaattttTCTTCAACTAATAAGTAgttaataaaaatttcattttttttaaaaattttaattgatgaTTATGTATTtaacttaaatttttttcaaattaataaagtttaaaattttatttaattatctaAAACATGACCTttttcagacaactgaacttaataattttccatcaactaataaTATTCAATTGTAGTATTCGTTAATTAAGCAGGTAATGGAAATTAGAGGATGAAATATTATATACCCAGAGAACAGCGATCATATCAGAGTCACTAAGGTTATCCTCTTCCTCTAAATCAAGCAACACATCAACAAAATCTCTAAACTGCTCTTCTTCCCCGCCACCACCGCGACCACCCCTCTTAACCCTATGCTCATCAATGATCTTCCCCACAAACACGTTTACCCTCGCCACCAACCCTCTGCATCTCTTCTTCACTCCCTGCAAATCCAGCCACCCCACCACCGGAAAATGATCACTCCAATTGAACATCCCAAGCAGCTCGTACCCTTCCCCCACCATCTCCTCAAGCTCACCGCCGCCATGACTCTTCCCAAACACACTCAACATCATACTCCTCAGAGACCCATAATGTAAAACCTTCTTAACCTCCACCTCTCCCTTCACCCCCATCAAAGCCCTTATCTCCTCAACCATGCCCGACCCGATCCCGTTTCTGATATCCCCCAACCCGGATACCCTCTTCGTGCTGAACAAATGGGTCCCAGAGATTCTCCTCAACTTCCGCCAGTACTTCCCGTAGGGAGCGAACCCAATTGCCCGGTGGAAGAGCAGCTCGTAGGCTGATTCCTTCACGGGCCGGTCCGCAAAGGCCGGACTGCCCAGTATTTCCTTCGCCGTTTCCGGGTGGGTCGAAATGACGAAACGGGTCAAACCGACGGAGTAAGCCATCAGTTTGGGAAAGCCGAAGCTCCGGGCGAGGTCGGCCAGGGCGCGGTGGGGGGTAGAGCCGGCCAAAACGTGGGCCAGCCCGACTAGCGGGAAGCCGGATGGGCCCGGTATCGGATTCGTTGCCCCGGGCCTGGCGAGAACCCATGCGAGTCCACCCGGGACAAGCCAGAGTGCCAAAACGGCAGTAAAAAGCACTACACAAAGCGTCGTTTCGAGGCTCATAACAGATGACTGAACCATTTTGGGAAGAAATAGAAGATCATATTCCGTTgccattgagagagagagagagagagagagagagagactcttTGAAAGGTGCAGAGGGAGAGAGACTAGGGTGGGGGTTAAATAGACCCCGCCGGGGAGGGTGGTGGGGCGGGGGTGGACAGTAAAATTTATTGACCATGGTAAAATAAATGGGGCTAATTTAACCGGGGGTTGGGGTAAAATGTGGAAAATCTGGGGGCGTGGGTGAGAATGGATCACCGAATGGCGTCTAGTGAAGAGGGAATCAACTATCAAGAGATGGCGAATCATAGCCGTCCTTTCCATGAGATTACGATGCGGGCCCACTTTAGGCTATACGGGCTCAAAAGTTTAGGACAGGGGAGATTGGGGAGGACATGTGGCATGTATGCAAAGGAGAATGATACAGTGGGGTCACATGGGTGGAAGGGGTAGTGGGGCTGTGGTGTCCAAATCACCTTTGAGAAGTGATGGGGCAATATTTGGATTCCATAAGAGGTAGACTGGCAAGAAAAAATAGGCTACCAAGTTTGGTTCACGAGGTTCATAACTATATGAgtccttcaattttttttcccctttttttgggttaaaaaatgaaaaataaaatacttaACCTTGgtttggaagtatgaatttttaatattaaatttatatttatatatatattttacataaaTTTAGTATTTGAAGTTTATGTCCCCAAATATTATTATAGGACCCATTTAatagtagaaaatattttctattttttatccttttatttttcaaaaaaaaattgaaagttattttttagtttttaaagaTTCATAAAAGAGAAGGCAAAAAAAGAGattttttaaattctcaaaatattttttttttcatttttaaatcaatagttcaaaataataagaaaaaaaattcaaatttttaatttcaaaaaaattttcctATTGGGTATaatgtaggggtgagcataatttggtgaaaaccgaattactaattaattagattttaaatataatttatgagtatcaattttgcttatgcaagtgcattaagGTGTTTAATTAAGCTTGCTTATACtcggcattattattattattattattattttttgtcgttgtttttcttgttttagattctttgttctatggtaaaatattattttcattaataaaattaataaataaggtatttaattaagctggatttggttttaaaaaaaatttataattgtattctatttctagcaattaattttaaatcatttcggttaaaatcggttaaccgaattacccgaatgggcaattcggttgGGGTCAGTTTGGTGTCcttcgtcaattcggtcggttcggtaaatggtattatttaaccgaattttttggttaattcggttaattacccgaatttaatcgaaccgaccatttgctcaccTCTAGTATAATGGGCATTCGGGTTTGAATTTTGGTTTGAGTGGGATTGGAAGATTTTAACTATATAATCCATATAAATCAAAGTGCAATATTTGAATCATATGCTAGCATATGCAAAGTAAGAGCCATAAGTCtatcaaattttatatatatatatatatatatatataaaattaatattttctaattttttttttataaaaatttagaatttaaaaaataaagtgaaatttttataattattaaaaattaaaatgaaaaaaaaaatatttccgtGAGGAAATAGTACTAAACCTCTTTAtcattgttcatttatttcatttgAAATGCTGTGAAAAAAAATTGGCcaatatttttataattgaagGGGCCCATAGTGTATGCAAAATCATTGTCTCTCTGAGACAGAGCATGAATTTCAagcttgaatttagatttgtatggatttgaaagaaatataatataattttatattaaatttttttttataaaaaaaaattacacaaatgCAAATCCATTAATACCTAAAATTCTATGCTCCCAAATGAAGAGTTTATGTAAACATGTTCTACAATGAATTGTCACTAAAATACAATTGGATATAATCACATAGATGAttatttcactacaaaaaaataacttttagtgacgaaattattagtgacagattcaatttcatcactaataatgtaagtattagtgacggtttagcaaccgtcactaataattttgtcactaaaaaacTAGTTTTCTCACTCAAACTATTGTGGGAAACTATTTTCGCATAGAAATTATCCTGAGAACTATTAGCGACGATtctttgggtattagtgacgatctaaatccatcactaaaagtcacttattagtgacgattaagtaaCCATCACAACTATTattgtaataataaataaaaataatttatttaatactattAGCGACAGTTTAAAAAATTTCTCACTAATTGTCttttagtagtgacagttttttaaaccgtcactaatattttctatttaaaaaatataaagataatttatttgacactattagtaatggttttgaaaATTTCTCACTATTATttggttattagtgacggttgttagaccgtcactaatagtttcttcatataaaaaatatgaaaataatttatatgacactattagtgacagttttgaatattcgtcactattagtcggTTATTAATGACTGTTTAAGGAGTTGTCAGtaatagttttttatttgaaaaatatgaaaaaaatttattcaatactattagtgactgttttggaTTTTCGTGACTAATAATGTCTTGATttaaagaaaatatataaaaaaaatttggtaaagaatattagtgacagtttaagaaatgcatcactaataatagggtattagtgatgatttgttaaattcgtcattaatagtatatttcattttaaaaaataatttatgtaactaatagtgacgattctagaaccgtcactaataccctcttTGCACGATTTCCTCAATCTCCTGCCTTTCTTTTCTCCCAATCTCCCTTTTCCCCTCTTCCTTTCGCTTTCCGCGTCGATCCTCGTCCTTTCAAATTCTCCCCTCCCTTCTTTCCTCCTCCCTCATTTCTTCTTCTAGCCCACATACGTCCTCATCAATCTTCCTCGCGGTCATTGTTGTCGCCATTGTTGCTTCCCGCCGTTGCCGTTGCTTTCCACCATTGCCATTGCTTCCCCATGGCTGCTGTTGCTTCCCACTGCTCAGCTAacaggttcttcttcttcttcttcatcttacCCATGCTGTGCTTCTATTTATGAACTTCTGATTTGTTGATTGAATAAATTGACAATATTCTATTAATTAGTTGGGTATTTTTTTGTTAAtggtattaaaatttttttcaatgTGATCCTGATTTTGggctttttaaaattttgttcaagTCGGGGACGGGAACACCGACCACTATTGTTGGTAGCGGCTGGAGGACACGATGACCAATCGAAAGGCTTACAACATCGACCCGAGCAATCTCGGGTCAAACCTCGTCGGAGGAATCGCTGCTACCATGGCCGCTGCCTCCATGGTCTTCCGTCACTCTAACCCTCCCTACGCCAACGAGCTTCACATCCACACTCACCaggttttgctctctctctctctctctctctctctctctctctctctctctctctctctctctctctctaatgaaGTTGCTTTTTAATGTTGTTCGTGCAATCTTAAGGTCTGTTAAATAAGAATTTTGTTTAGAAGATGAAGGAGAAGGGGTTcaaaaataagaatgaatttttaaatatttttttatataaaatattataaaaaataaaaatttattttaatatttataaattaaaataataataataataataatatataaaattagttTTTTGatcataaatttatatatattttttattttctctatcACTTCTCTTAACCATAAAAAATTCCTTAACATTTCTTTTTTGGgtattttccttatattttcttacTTCAAAATGGGCCTTAGTAAAACTTTGTCTCGGcgtgatagttatggtgcaaccccaagaggggaggtgaattgggtatttaaaatttttttgcctAGGTCTACtaattttaacaacaatgtaattttgcctagggttagtctatgcaatcattaAACatacatacacgtgcagtaagagtaaattgcggaaatgtaaagaacacgcacgatatgttatcagagttcggccaactgtgcctatgtccccgccttggcccacaccagcacaaggattaccaccaTAATGCTCTTTGGATgacgtacctaactttcctaactgggtctaagccaatctaggactattccacagggctagtctctctcttcagacccgtgcctggaatacaaccaatgtgtataaattgtttgtacacgtaaatgcgcttcaacacaagcagatgtgtgtaccaatatagctcagtcaataatgcaagcatgaatgatatgtaaatatgctcagtgccctaatgtgtgctaaacactcaatcacatatatattttcagtccagatctagagtgtatatctaagtaagatttgaaacactatTTGAATATCGCAAAATCAGATcagagtttcaaatatgctaagcaagatcaaacaaactcaataggatatttcaatgtataaagcataatggagttgtttgaaagactagctttttataaaaggatttttgcacacaaaatctaggtttaggtaacttgcaacaataatgcaagaaccaaaaccctcaaagtttttccacactaaatttatcaaatgaaactggtggaagaactttaggctatactctcaagtaaaatcaatcaatcaatcaatataccaaaagagagtattagctagagaagtttaagcacaatagccttatagagatgctcacaatgcttagagaaagagaatgaggagtatgtgagtgtttgcaagaaatatttggctaatatagcgtttttagggttttgagagttgagagaatttttgccctaatcaaatttgctaatccttgctaattaagacaaatgaactggtatatataggcaaggagaatTTTTTGACCTTTGGGAACAtagtgggtataattagaattttctaaaagaccattaagaaaattaacccagtttacccgatttaaaaaatcaacaaaaattatttcaacccGCAAGGTTTGAGTGCCCGGcgtgaggttcgggtgcctgaatagacAGAGTCAAAATTTCAACTTTAAGAGGTTCGAGTGCCCAAGTTGAggatcggttggctgaaccaaagtcagtagccaaatgtccgaggttcgggtgcccgaagctgagttcggttaaTTGAACCAAGCAGTTCGGTCGTccgagcctctatttgaatgTAAACATATGGTTGCCCGaatagttgaaaagtgctctgaagaGCATTCGGGTGtctgaggaagatacgttcaaaagaggttcggtcgtccgaagctaagtcaacatgttgacttgtttggTTGCTCGAGCggctttacacggcataggttcggtcatCCGAACCCTTTCAACCTTTTCCATTTTCAATCCGATTTTAGCCAattgtaattcccctgatatgaagatgataatggggactttttgtgcatttgtttagagacctaaggactttctatcctaaCGAAAAaatccctaaggtctgtgtaggtacctgaagtccaactatggtcgttttgagcacacttacctaccatgcatgatacaaattattacaagccatacacacGCGCAgtttataataaattacatcccagaatgaagagaTAATCAagtgaatacaaaatacaacacatatatcttcattcttcggcacgaacacctcatgccatcatgatatgtctttcagtcttaaagcgtgcacaaggtgaacctgcatgcaattcttagtacaaccatcaataccaaaagtatttttcataatcaaatctgggtgtgaccaatgaggtcaacacgGCGCATGTTAGCAAAATTTCCCACGCGTTTGTGTTAGCAAATTTGTGGCATTTAATAGATAGTTTGGGCAGATCAGGCTGGATGGTTTCCAGTTGCATAGGTTAGCAACACATTTAATAATAACAGTGGCTTTAACTGTAGgagaaatttatattaattttaaaaatttgtataatttttataaatttatttttttcctgacAGACGCAGCTTAGGTGGTGTGCGGTGATTCAATTCCAGGTTGGACACATTTTGCATTGGGGTCTTACTCAACTGTTAAGAATATAGATCCTATTATACTATTATTTATCAATTAGACTAATCTCGTGACAAGCACATGAACATAATTTGTGATTGAGTGCACGTTAAAATTGTTGATGCACATTATGGATCATAGTTAGCTTAGTAAGAGGTGCAACCAAACGCCCCACCCTTCTCCGTTGAACCCCACACTGTAGgtgtgtcttcttcttcttcttcttctggggtttttattgtaatatttttgtgcGTTCGACATTTTTTTTGGAGTCTTGTTTAGTTTTTTGTTTTCCTAGATACGATTTTctggttttttattttctattgtatatgtgtgtgtatgcatgtatgtatgtatgtgtatatatatttatgtgcgtgtttgtgtatatatatatatatacatatattatttatttatttattattattattattatttttgctaaaagagggcgacacctccatttatttattaataaaccctcacttttggcggaggaatatcgtggttacaagttaaaaccaaccaaccaaactaggacaaacaaaatgtatgtatgcatgtatgtatggaagtatgtatgtgtgtgtatatatatttaaagagatcatagtgtttcaaagcttacttatatcttttctttttccttttttttttttttttgttttgtgccACTTATATCAAGTCATTCTGCAAGCCAACTACTATTTGCCTAGGAGTATCTCCCTTTGTAATTTCATAGTTCTATAACTTAAATGCACTCACAATCTCATCCTATTTATGTTGATATGCTTTTGTAAGATCATCACTAcgcttactatccataatgtactgaatgcttgaatttatttgatagatgatttatattttgatgTGAACGATTATTGAGCTATACTAAATTATATGCTTGAATTGAACGTcatttgcatggctgatgcaaaatcTTATGAACTGTATGCTGAAAGTTGCTTAGGTTGTTACATGTTTGGGTTGAACACTAGTGAGCTGGCCTAAATTTAACTATCTTAGGGATTCAAATGAATCATATTTTAATTGTTTTTGTGATTTGCAGGTTTGAGAAACGTTCTATTTATAGACAACTTGCTGCCAAAATGTCATTAGACATCTCATACATGACTACAGTCATTAAAATGTGTGCTAAAATGATTACAATGTCTTGCATATTTTGAAAGGACGAGTGAATAAATGAATAATTGAATTTCATCTTTATGCTTTCTATAAATTTCCTACATCACTAGGATGTTGCTTGCTAGTTGAGTTCAAAGCATCTGCATGCTTGATGGAGAAATTGTGAAGTCGCGGGGATAGGTTTTTGGATGAATACGTGCAAGGGGTACGTGATAAAAATAGAGTTCGCACGTCCAGagcatttgtttttattttatttttcaaattcaaaatccaccatttttcttggttttcaaataatttagaattagAACAATTTTAATAGTTAATAGGTAAATAGTCCTCGTGGGTTTGACGTATTTCTTTATAACTATATTGCTTGTTTTGATTTCGTGCACTTGCAAATTTTCAGAAGAATAGTCAAGGAGAATCACAAAAAATGTTCAACACTTGATAAATCAATTCAACTTCCTTCCTAATGCTTCTATAAAGGAATCTAAGTAGAAAGGGGATTTACTCCAACTTCAACATACAACAACATTAGGAGTAGGAAATTGAAAGTACACTGGGCTTCTATTTTTTAAGCAAAAACAAATATTCCAAAATGCAGTTTCTTGATAGACTTCTACATATTTATGAAGAGTTTATGTAAACATGTTCTACAATGAATTGTCACTAAAATACAATTGGATATAATCACATAGATGATTATTTaaagaatgattttttttttttttatgagtatGAAGTGTAGGCTAATAAAGCAAGTGTTCCCACtgcatttttgggaaaaaattataatacatactaaaaattataatgatatttcataatatttttatttgtatgaCTACATTTttttagtcatttttttttttttttgtagagtgACATctctacaaatttaaatttaaacttaaccTATAGTTGCTAATagataaatgaaaattttgagcAGCCTATGAAAAAATGTATAATTCATATTAATCATTAGATGACCCATAATAAGATGGATTGACACATATGATAAAAAGAAATCTCAtattaatgaaattattacaaTCCAAAATAATATGGATTTTACAAGTCATTAAGGTTCTGTTTGGAATAacaaatttatttgaaaaaaagcAAAAATAGAATAAGGAGgaaatcaaattttcattctattttctctttatatcaaataacaagaaactgtgtattaaggattgctagctgaataataattggaactctgatttagtattGGAATTGGTTGGTGCCGATAAAACAATGGAAATTTTGCACCAGGTGCCGTCTGGTAAAAGTGGACAGGATATTTTTGCCTGGAAGCCTGCCCTTgatggtaatttttctacaaaaagggcttgggaggcaatgaggagtagaagtgataattttgtgtggaatgactgaTTTTTGCATTCTTTATTtcctagaagaatctcaatgtgtttatggagagcctagTTTAGATGCTTGGTTGTAGATGATAAAATTTAGGCTAAAAGAATATCAATGGCTTTGGCTTGTGATTGTTGCGTTCAGAGatgtcaggaaaacattgatcatattctttctttaggcgaggtggcttcagaggtttggtgtTGGGCTAGTGTGGCGTTGAGGATTCCTTTCCAAAGATCCATTCTTTGGAAAAACAAAATGGTAAATTGGTTCTACTATGctaaaaaatcatctattaaaggtattttaattggGCTGATTCTCTGTTTGATTAcatggtgcctctggaatcgaagatgtaaagcgagaatgaaaggagtttatcaaagtgcagataaGATGTGGagtagttttattgctgagagcaccaattcttttcaaaaattgaagaagttggatattaagattttgaatgagtttcaaattaagcatcggGGTGTTTGCGATAGGCatggaaaaaatattttgtagGTTAAACTTTCAGtaaggtggataaaacttaattgtgatgggagttgtaggggcaatccgagtactttaggaggtggaggaattattcgggattgccatggtATGGTAAAAACGGtattttcaagttattttgacaatggtacaaataatagtgcggaattaaaagtaattagggaaggaattcgtttgtgcaaacgtttgcattattttaatgtgattattgaatgtgactcgcgaattgtagttgattagtttcgaaaaggtagatgtattttgtggtatctttgagatttttgCGAGGAGCTTGTGATGGAGCTAGAAGAAGTGAACGTCATGGtgtgcatcaatatagggaaggcaatagtgcggctgatttttttactaaattaggagaaatgggaaacaatgtaatctacaaagaacaacaccttctaccacgttatctgaaaggtattctttggATGGATAGGCGGGGTCTCGTTTCtgttcgtcattagttcaactctagagtttcgtttggtgtattttgatttgattttggttgtgtttatatttttatcttctttgttagttatgtttagttttgttgtcctaatttggttggttgctagtgttgttttttttttttaagggtttTTCTGTAATTTTCCTTTTGTTTATCTTGTAACAACGGTATTcatccgccaaaagtgagggtatattaataaataaatggaggtgccgccctcttttaatAAAAAACCTATTATTTTTTTAGGCTACGATTTGAGTTGTTTATGAATAGCTTAATTTATTTGTTGTCTTAATTTTCCATATTGCAATGAGTAACAACATGCAAAATATCATTaatttaactatatatatatatatatatatatatattctccaaTTAGTATAATATCTCAAATGATTTATATTGTTGTTTATGAATAGCTCGAGTTATTTGTTATCGTAATTCTTCATGTTACAACGATTAACAACAAACAAAATATCGTCCAActatatattttcaaattaatGTAATATCTTGAAAATGATTCCTCATtaattccaaaattttcaaattaattatttaattacctAGAAACATTTAAATCATGATGATTAACTAATCCAAAcctatttgattttacaaaaatggtcaaatccataaatatatcaCACCTTAAAAAAGGGCTTTGATTTAGGTTGGTGTCCCCTGAAGGCTGTCCTAGTGGCCCCAATATGCAGTTCAATTGGACTTCTACAAAATATCTCATGCAAATGCAAGTAATCATAAGGACATTTTAACAAGAAAAAAAGTCTCCATTGATTTGCTTGATGGGTGACCCTACCATTGCACTCATGTAACATTTTTAGGGAAGTTTATTTTtatcctttcatttttttttttcatctcttttGATTCTTGGGGATAATGTGTTCTTTAAGTTTGAGGGTAGGGGTCATTTATTTTGGAatatctatttattttttaaaaaatatatatttatatatttaaaaattttaaaaatcacaaaaaatatgtCTGATTGAAATTGAGTTGGATTTATGGAAAATGCTACTTTTGTCTTGTTTTGTGCTTAATTCTTGTGTCAGCTTGACTTATTTGAATTCCTTTGAACACTTTTACACAATACAATGATCAATAAGTTGCTTaaagtatatttatataaattagatATTTTCTAAGATCTCACCGAACTCTAGAACCTATTTGATAATCTCTCGAGGCAAAAGCTTAGGCAGCACACTACTAGAGAAATGATTTAGGCCATCTTTGGAACATTTGAGCTTTTCTAGCCTACCCTAATTATCTATCTCTAGTCAACCCTTTGAGCCTTAAACACATTGGCCATTTTTCTTTCATTAACCCACATTAACCA
It contains:
- the LOC131153493 gene encoding cytochrome P450 78A5-like, which translates into the protein MATEYDLLFLPKMVQSSVMSLETTLCVVLFTAVLALWLVPGGLAWVLARPGATNPIPGPSGFPLVGLAHVLAGSTPHRALADLARSFGFPKLMAYSVGLTRFVISTHPETAKEILGSPAFADRPVKESAYELLFHRAIGFAPYGKYWRKLRRISGTHLFSTKRVSGLGDIRNGIGSGMVEEIRALMGVKGEVEVKKVLHYGSLRSMMLSVFGKSHGGGELEEMVGEGYELLGMFNWSDHFPVVGWLDLQGVKKRCRGLVARVNVFVGKIIDEHRVKRGGRGGGGEEEQFRDFVDVLLDLEEEDNLSDSDMIAVLWEMIFRGTDTVAILLEWILARMVLHPEIQSKAQSEIDAVVGNYRPVSDSDIPSLPYLQNIVKETLRLHPPGPLLSWARLAAADVHVGDSFIPAGTTALVNMWAISRDENVWPESEKFMPERFADEDVSVMGADLRLAPFGAGRRVCPGKAMGLAAVHLWLAQLLQSFKWVPSDCGVDLSERLKLSLEMKNSLVCKALPRVRVA